In the Necator americanus strain Aroian chromosome X, whole genome shotgun sequence genome, gatgggaAATCCCTCCACagccttcgtttcgcggacgacatcgttctcttttcgagcagtaccagtgaagcagaaacgatgctaaatgaacgaagcagggaagagaataggactgcgaataaacagaaagaagacgcagttcatgaagaacgcctacgaCGAGGACGGAGAAGTACAAATTGATAGCTCCCAAATCGTGCAAACTTCATCACAAGTATACCCAGGACATTCTACGGgtatggaaaacgacttgaaggaagaactgaacaaaaggatgagagcagcatgagcagcattcgcagcattcgcagccgtcaagGAAGCTACGGACGAAACGACGGACCATTGTCTCCGTGCCCATCTCTTTGAGTCAGTTTTTCCTGCGGAGACGTgagcagacaccgctgccacgtct is a window encoding:
- a CDS encoding hypothetical protein (NECATOR_CHRX.G22167.T1), whose protein sequence is MNEAGKRIGLRINRKKTQFMKNAYDEDGEVQIDSSQIVQTSSQVYPGHSTGMENDLKEELNKRMRAA